Genomic segment of Calditrichota bacterium:
CCACCTGGACGTGTTCCAGTCGGCAGTCCTGCTGGCCGGGGCGGCGCTGCTGACCGGGCTTGGGCTGCGGGAAGTGGGCGGCTGGCATGGTCTCCAACACAGGGTGCCGCAGGAATTCTTCCACATGATAAAGCCGCCCTCCGACCCCGATTTCCCTTGGACGGGCATCCTGTTCGGGGCACCTGTCCTCAGTGTCTGGTACTGGTGCACGGATCAGTACGCGGTGCAGCGAGTGCTGAGCGGCAAGAACATCGACCAGGCCAGGAGCGGCGCCATTCTGGCAGGGTTCCTCAAGATCCTCCCCGTCTTCGTGCTCGTGCTCCCTGGCCTCATTGCTCACGCGCTCTCGGGCGATTCCACCCTGGGCGCTCGGGCTTATCCAGTTCTGGCAGCTTGCACTCTGTTGCCACCCGGCGTCAAGGGAGTGGTTGTGGTGAGCCTCATGGCTGCCCTCATTAGTTCGCTCGCCAGCTGTTTCAACAGCAGCTCGGCCCTCTTCACTATGGATTTCTACCGTGAGGTCCGGCCGCAGGTGACAGAGAAGGAGTTGGTGCTAGTGGGCAGACTGGCCACCACGGCGCTCGTCATCCTGGCCATTCTCTGGGTGCCCTTCATGCGCTACATCAGCTCGCAAATCTTTGCCTATTTGCAGCGCGTGCAGGCCTACGTCGGCCCGCCGGTAGCGGCGGTGTTTGTGATTGGCATCCTCTGGCCGCGCGTCAACGCCAAGGGGGCCATCTGCTCCCTGTGCGTGGGGACGATCGCCGGAGCTCTGCGCCTTGTGTTGGAACTGTTGGACAAGACGGGGCGCCTTGGCTGCGCCCTCCTGGAGCAGATGGCGCGCATCCACTTCCTGCACTTTGCGGCGCTGTTGTTCGCCCTGTCGGCCATCGTGCTGGTCGGTGTCAGTCTGGTTACCGCCCAGCGTTCGCCTCACCAGAGCAAGGTGTCGAGTGTACCACACGGCGCGCTTGCCGGCCAATATGCCTGGGCGGCCGGCAACTGCAATCACACCTGGCACCGGGCGAACGTCGCGTTCTCTATTTTGTTGGTCATAGTGGTCCTTTTGCTGTATTCGCGTTTTCTGTGACGAGCGATGAAACGCCATTCAACCAAAGCGCTTGTCAGTGTGATGCTCTCCGCCGTTACCTGGAGCGCGGCGATAGCCGGCGGCGAGATCCACTTGGCAGCGATTCCCTCAAGGCCAGAGGTAGGGCAAGAGTTTCGCATAGTGGCCTGGGCAAAGGGATTTCCCCGCCTGGTAGGGGTCGACCTGCGCCTGGTGATCGATGCGCTGGCGGTGCAAGTGCACGGCGTGGAACCCGCGGCACTGCGCCGTTTCGACTGGGTGCGGTGGAAGACGGCAACTGACCCAGGCCCAGCGGTGACCGCGCTCATGCTGAGCAAGCAGCATACTGGCGTCGCCCTTGTCGATGGCGATACCCTTGTGGTGCTGCGCTGCTTGCGCGTGGGAGCTCAAGGGAGCTCCGTTGGTTTACGCTCTGGCTACCCGGTGGCCATCGACGAGGCGTTGCGAGAGGTCTCGTGCACCGTGTTCCCCGCGGCCATTGCTCAGGCGACCTCTGTGGAGGAAGAGGCAGAGGCCACGGACCTTTTCGGCGCCGCGGCATTCCCCAATCCGTGCAAAGGGACCGTCGCGCTGCGGGTGACAGGCGTGCCAGCGGCTGGTTCGGCTCGTTGGTGCCTCTACGACGCACTCGGCAGATTGGTGTGGGAGCAGGAGGGTCCGGTGACCACGGGTGCAACACGGCTGCTCTGGCATGGGGTCGATGCTGCTGGGCAGCCGTTACCTGCCGGGACCTACTTCTACCGCCTGAGAATTGGGGCAAGGGAGCTCAGAGGAAAATGCGTGCTGCTACGATAGCGATCTTCAGCCAGCTCCTGGGCGCTGCATTTTCGCTGGCTGCCCCACAGCTCGCCGGACGGGTCACCGGCCTGGGGCACAGGCCAGTGGCCGACGCCACTGTGGTGCTCCTGCCGGATCTTGCCGTCACCAGGACCGACAGCGCTGGCTGCTACGCTTTGACGCCATCGGGTTACAGTGCCTTCCAGCTGCACGTCTCTGCTCCCCACATGCTCGCGCAGCGGCAGCGAGTGGCCGTGGAGACAGGGGGCGCTGCAGTCGACGTGCAGCTCGCCCCTGGCGACGAGAACGCCGACGGCCGCTTAGACCTATTGGACGCCATAGCGCTGGTGCAACGCTTTGGCCCGGTTGCCGCCAACGACCCTCTGGACGCCGACGGCAATGGTGCGCTCTCGGCCCAGGACCTGGAGGTGTGGTACGACACCTGCTGGCAAGCAGAAGGCCATTGGCGCTCCTTTGTCCTGCTCGACGACGCCGAGCATGCCGGCCCTGCGGTCGTCTATCCGCCGCAGGGGCGATGGCAGACCCACAAAGACCAAGGCTCGACGACGCTGCCGGCGCCAGGCGTCGCTGTGACGCCGAGCGCCGGGGGCTATCTCTCCTCGCGTGCGTATCAGTTTCGCTACGTGCTTGGCTCAACAGTGCAGAACCCGTTTGCCTTGATCAGATTTCTGTTTGGGCAGAACGACCAGGTCACGTTCGATGCCCGAGCCTACGAAGG
This window contains:
- a CDS encoding sodium/solute symporter (Members of the Solute:Sodium Symporter (SSS), TC 2.A.21 as described in tcdb.org, catalyze solute:Na+ symport. Known solutes for members of the family include sugars, amino acids, nucleosides, inositols, vitamins, urea or anions, depending on the system.), which produces MSMSLTQLDIALIGTYFVVLMALACYFSRREKTSTDYFLAGRGTGWVVIGASLFASNISSEHFVSLAGSGASRGLAVGHFEWLACLVVLLLGWMFVPVYFSSGVSTTPEFLERRYGRASRIYLSSVSIVAYVLTRISVILFAGSLLLHEMVGWDLATSAVVMVCVAGVYSVAGGLKAIVHLDVFQSAVLLAGAALLTGLGLREVGGWHGLQHRVPQEFFHMIKPPSDPDFPWTGILFGAPVLSVWYWCTDQYAVQRVLSGKNIDQARSGAILAGFLKILPVFVLVLPGLIAHALSGDSTLGARAYPVLAACTLLPPGVKGVVVVSLMAALISSLASCFNSSSALFTMDFYREVRPQVTEKELVLVGRLATTALVILAILWVPFMRYISSQIFAYLQRVQAYVGPPVAAVFVIGILWPRVNAKGAICSLCVGTIAGALRLVLELLDKTGRLGCALLEQMARIHFLHFAALLFALSAIVLVGVSLVTAQRSPHQSKVSSVPHGALAGQYAWAAGNCNHTWHRANVAFSILLVIVVLLLYSRFL